A genomic segment from Thermostichus lividus PCC 6715 encodes:
- a CDS encoding J domain-containing protein, with protein MRNFRDYYQLLGVDRSASSDEIKRAYRRLARRYHPDMNPGDRAAEEKFKDISEAYQVLSDPARREHYDRYGEYWSQPGFRSRSPQRTTNRRNGTSLRDDPDLSEDNFQEFLDQLLGRRSRTTTIPADPPRRSPTIETDYFRPGTVKTAYTAVSRRDAEATLEIPLEKAYEGGRERIRLGDGRSLEVTLPRAMITGQRVRLRGQGTGGGDLYLKINVTPHPLFRLEGYDIVCDLPVTPSEAALGGQVEAPTLDGWVKMSIPAGVRNGQRLRLAGKGYPRPDGDRGDQLVEIIITLPPQLSDAERELYRQLHAIESYNPRAHLAYP; from the coding sequence ATGCGTAATTTTCGAGATTACTACCAGCTTTTGGGAGTGGATCGGAGCGCCAGTAGCGATGAAATTAAGCGGGCTTACCGTCGCCTTGCACGGCGGTACCATCCAGACATGAACCCGGGCGATCGCGCTGCCGAAGAAAAATTCAAAGACATTAGCGAAGCCTACCAAGTGCTCAGCGACCCAGCTCGCCGCGAGCACTACGATCGCTACGGCGAATATTGGTCACAGCCGGGGTTTCGCAGCCGTAGCCCCCAACGGACGACAAACCGCCGTAATGGCACGAGCCTCAGGGATGATCCTGACCTGAGTGAAGATAACTTTCAGGAATTTTTAGATCAACTCTTGGGACGGCGATCGCGCACCACGACCATCCCTGCGGATCCCCCACGTCGTTCCCCTACTATAGAAACAGATTATTTTCGACCTGGGACAGTGAAAACTGCCTATACTGCTGTGAGCCGCCGCGACGCTGAAGCCACCCTAGAAATTCCCCTAGAAAAAGCCTACGAAGGGGGACGAGAGCGCATTCGGCTGGGGGATGGCCGCTCCCTAGAAGTGACCCTGCCGCGGGCAATGATCACAGGCCAGCGGGTGCGGCTGCGCGGACAGGGGACCGGCGGCGGTGACCTCTACCTCAAAATTAATGTCACCCCGCATCCGTTGTTTCGCCTTGAGGGCTACGACATTGTGTGTGACTTGCCGGTGACCCCCAGTGAAGCGGCCTTGGGAGGTCAGGTAGAAGCCCCGACCCTCGATGGCTGGGTGAAAATGTCTATCCCGGCAGGGGTGCGCAATGGCCAACGCTTGCGGCTGGCGGGCAAAGGCTATCCCCGCCCCGATGGCGATCGCGGTGACCAACTGGTAGAAATTATCATTACTCTGCCTCCCCAATTGAGTGATGCTGAGCGAGAACTGTACCGTCAGCTTCACGCGATAGAATCGTACAATCCCCGTGCCCATTTGGCCTATCCCTAG
- a CDS encoding DUF6679 family protein codes for MLHRKLYQLYTDGQEVWIYLRDQQRLIDRARIVDIEGNVVTIRYETDEDDEVCAWEEIVNIESIGSISRRLAAVPRGYADLPVAEECPEAEQLPKQSSETEHER; via the coding sequence ATGCTACACCGCAAGCTTTATCAACTCTACACCGATGGCCAAGAAGTCTGGATTTACTTGCGGGATCAACAGCGCCTCATTGATCGGGCGCGGATTGTCGATATTGAGGGCAATGTCGTAACCATTCGCTACGAAACCGATGAAGACGATGAAGTATGTGCATGGGAGGAAATTGTCAATATCGAGAGTATTGGTTCTATTTCCCGTCGCTTAGCGGCGGTTCCACGGGGGTATGCTGACCTGCCGGTGGCGGAGGAGTGCCCGGAGGCGGAGCAATTGCCCAAGCAGTCGTCGGAAACAGAACACGAACGCTAG
- the ribD gene encoding bifunctional diaminohydroxyphosphoribosylaminopyrimidine deaminase/5-amino-6-(5-phosphoribosylamino)uracil reductase RibD, with translation MRCDSVPLADATATDALYMERCLQLAEQARGHTSPNPLVGCVIVAAQRIIGEGFHPKAGEPHAEVFALRSVATGDRPLLTDATLYVNLEPCNHYGRTPPCTEAIIAAGIPRVVVGMIDPDPRVAGSGIERLRAAGIAVTVGVCEAACQRLNEAFVHRVRNARPFGILKYAMTLDGKIASSAGHSTWISGEAARAMVHQLRAECDAIIVGGNTVRRDNPHLTSRHPHTPLRVVMSRHLDLPLDAYLWQTDAAPTLVVTTAPADHPLVPHLQACGVEVVCRPVLTPTTLMKELYNRGIMTVLWECGGSLAAAAIAEGMVQKIWAFIAPKIIGGTSAPVPVADLGLQKMSEALCLEEVTWQTVGQDILVSGYLPKSAAP, from the coding sequence ATGCGCTGCGATTCTGTCCCCTTGGCTGATGCCACTGCTACCGATGCCCTCTACATGGAGCGGTGTCTGCAACTGGCTGAGCAGGCGCGGGGGCACACCTCCCCCAATCCGTTGGTGGGCTGTGTAATTGTGGCAGCGCAGCGCATTATTGGTGAAGGATTTCACCCCAAAGCAGGGGAACCCCATGCTGAGGTGTTTGCACTGCGGAGTGTGGCAACCGGCGATCGCCCCTTACTCACGGATGCCACCCTCTACGTGAACCTAGAGCCGTGCAATCATTATGGCCGCACCCCTCCCTGCACCGAGGCGATTATTGCCGCAGGCATTCCCCGGGTGGTGGTGGGGATGATTGACCCCGATCCACGGGTGGCCGGCTCCGGGATTGAACGCCTACGGGCTGCGGGGATTGCGGTGACAGTGGGGGTATGTGAAGCGGCCTGTCAACGGCTCAATGAAGCCTTTGTGCATCGGGTGCGTAACGCGCGCCCCTTTGGTATTCTCAAGTACGCCATGACCCTTGACGGCAAAATTGCCTCCAGTGCTGGCCATAGTACTTGGATTAGTGGGGAAGCCGCGCGAGCCATGGTGCACCAACTGCGTGCTGAATGTGATGCCATCATCGTTGGCGGCAATACCGTACGGCGGGATAACCCCCACCTCACCTCCCGCCATCCCCATACGCCGCTGCGGGTGGTGATGAGCCGTCATCTGGATTTGCCCCTAGATGCCTACCTGTGGCAAACGGATGCTGCGCCTACCCTAGTTGTTACTACGGCTCCAGCGGATCATCCCCTAGTGCCGCACTTACAGGCTTGTGGGGTTGAGGTGGTTTGCCGGCCAGTGCTCACCCCAACAACGCTGATGAAGGAGCTGTACAACCGCGGGATCATGACTGTGCTGTGGGAGTGCGGTGGTTCCTTAGCCGCAGCAGCGATCGCCGAGGGGATGGTGCAAAAAATCTGGGCGTTTATTGCTCCGAAAATCATTGGGGGTACCAGTGCCCCCGTTCCTGTGGCAGATTTGGGTCTCCAGAAAATGAGTGAGGCACTCTGCCTTGAGGAAGTAACATGGCAAACAGTGGGGCAAGATATTCTGGTGAGTGGCTACCTCCCAAAATCTGCTGCGCCATAG
- a CDS encoding DUF6439 family protein, with translation MTPKPSAQELATALLEVLKITPEDWHRLKNNRRARALEQVAAGLVYLLKDEETEAIAHLQQAVGWLDRSISAPPCPTHHR, from the coding sequence ATGACACCCAAACCTAGTGCCCAAGAATTGGCCACTGCCTTGCTCGAGGTGCTCAAAATTACTCCCGAAGACTGGCACCGTTTGAAAAACAACCGCCGTGCCCGTGCCCTAGAACAGGTGGCAGCGGGGCTGGTCTATTTGCTCAAGGACGAGGAGACCGAAGCGATCGCCCACTTGCAGCAGGCAGTGGGTTGGCTGGATCGGTCGATTAGCGCACCGCCGTGCCCCACCCATCATCGCTAA
- a CDS encoding metal-binding protein, with protein sequence MIDAVGIPMPSGRTHDRLTWIAMPVIGFGVSALAKDWRWGAIASSSFGVGGFLLSPDLDTASLPYYRWGILRGIWHPYQRLFRHRSVWTHGPILGTLIRLVYLGLWFGLGITLLALGIYVTGHLANCLTLVKPLLAGIAGQDWRLFGAIALGLELSALLHIGSDTVVSQWRRWQR encoded by the coding sequence ATGATTGATGCTGTAGGAATTCCCATGCCCAGTGGCCGCACCCACGATCGCCTGACTTGGATAGCCATGCCTGTGATTGGGTTTGGAGTGAGTGCACTCGCCAAGGATTGGCGCTGGGGGGCGATCGCCAGCAGTAGTTTTGGGGTGGGGGGCTTTTTACTTAGCCCAGACCTAGATACCGCCTCTTTACCCTACTATCGCTGGGGTATCCTACGGGGAATATGGCACCCCTACCAAAGGCTGTTTCGCCACCGTTCCGTCTGGACCCACGGCCCCATCCTTGGCACCCTAATTCGTTTGGTTTACTTAGGGCTATGGTTCGGGCTAGGAATCACCCTCTTGGCGTTGGGAATCTATGTAACGGGTCACCTTGCCAATTGTTTAACTCTGGTGAAGCCGCTGCTGGCAGGGATCGCAGGCCAAGACTGGCGCCTCTTTGGGGCGATCGCCCTCGGTTTAGAACTCTCTGCTCTGCTGCATATCGGCAGTGACACGGTGGTCTCCCAGTGGCGGCGGTGGCAACGCTAG
- a CDS encoding AMIN domain-containing protein produces the protein MEKQWRFWQSQTVWSTLCGTAAAVVICQPAMASRLYLWRLNPTTNQLEIRTEQGVQPRAELVYNPTRLVIDLPGVVLGSPQVSQNYSGAIRQVRVAQFDPQTTRIVVEYAAGYTIDPQQVRFRGVAANNWLVQLPQPQQQASTPPAPTPAPAPTAPSPRTATPLQVRSWQSDATGFMVMTDRPLPDGSYTLRRPRRNRIEILLSNSELIRNFNPRRLELRRFGRDRVRAEIRPQGRQVLITLEINPQDGDWQITSRNDGFVISPTTTAISPPTSSRPSAIPAATAQTPLTTIQRIDLGGRELLIQGDRTVFYSVGWEGNSYRIRLRQAQLGNIREPRLVPGSPLSDIQVRQEDNQTVTILLTPAPNFRILGPRALSAESFIVQLQGAGEPPPSATTPIQVPPPPRANFPASLFLGVATWS, from the coding sequence ATGGAGAAACAGTGGCGTTTCTGGCAATCTCAAACCGTGTGGAGCACATTGTGCGGTACCGCAGCCGCTGTTGTGATCTGCCAACCCGCCATGGCCAGCCGCTTATACCTATGGCGACTCAACCCCACCACTAACCAACTGGAGATTCGCACAGAGCAAGGGGTGCAGCCGCGGGCGGAGCTAGTTTATAACCCGACTCGTTTGGTGATTGATTTGCCCGGGGTGGTGCTCGGCAGCCCCCAGGTCAGCCAAAACTATAGCGGTGCCATCCGTCAGGTTCGCGTGGCGCAGTTTGACCCCCAAACGACCCGCATCGTTGTGGAGTACGCCGCAGGCTATACGATCGATCCGCAGCAGGTGCGCTTTCGTGGGGTAGCTGCCAATAACTGGTTAGTCCAACTCCCCCAACCCCAACAGCAAGCCAGCACACCCCCAGCACCCACCCCTGCGCCTGCGCCGACGGCACCCTCACCAAGGACGGCAACCCCCCTACAGGTACGCAGTTGGCAAAGCGATGCCACTGGCTTTATGGTCATGACCGATCGCCCCCTGCCGGATGGCAGCTATACACTCCGCCGTCCTCGCCGTAATCGCATTGAAATTTTGCTCAGCAATAGTGAACTGATCCGCAACTTTAACCCGCGCCGCTTAGAACTGCGCCGCTTTGGTCGCGATCGCGTCCGTGCCGAAATTCGCCCCCAGGGTCGGCAAGTCCTGATCACTCTGGAGATTAACCCTCAGGACGGGGACTGGCAAATCACCTCCCGCAACGATGGGTTTGTCATTAGCCCCACCACCACCGCCATTAGCCCGCCAACCTCCTCCCGCCCTAGCGCAATACCCGCCGCCACTGCCCAAACACCCCTTACAACGATTCAACGGATTGATTTGGGGGGACGAGAGTTACTGATCCAAGGCGATCGCACCGTCTTCTATAGTGTCGGCTGGGAGGGCAACAGCTATCGCATTCGCCTGCGCCAAGCACAGTTAGGCAATATCCGCGAACCACGCTTAGTGCCTGGCAGCCCCCTGAGTGACATTCAGGTACGCCAAGAAGACAACCAGACCGTTACGATTTTGCTGACCCCCGCGCCCAACTTCCGTATCCTTGGCCCGCGGGCACTCTCTGCCGAATCCTTTATCGTCCAACTTCAGGGGGCAGGGGAACCACCGCCCAGTGCCACCACGCCCATTCAAGTGCCCCCACCCCCACGAGCCAATTTCCCAGCCAGCCTGTTCCTCGGGGTCGCTACGTGGTCGTGA
- a CDS encoding N-acetylmuramoyl-L-alanine amidase family protein produces the protein MIDPGHGGSDAGAIGIGGIREKDIVIDISQQVAQFLQQQGVQVILTRTSDIDLELAPRVSMAERARANAFVSIHANAISMARPDVNGVETYYAPGKSSRLAAAIQNSILSSLNVRDRGVRAARFYVIRNTSMDAALVETGFVTGAEDAANLSNPAWRTQMAQAIARGILNFLQGR, from the coding sequence GTGATTGATCCTGGCCATGGCGGTAGCGATGCCGGTGCTATTGGGATTGGCGGCATTCGCGAGAAAGATATTGTCATAGACATTAGCCAACAGGTGGCTCAATTCCTACAACAACAGGGAGTTCAGGTGATCCTCACCCGCACCAGTGACATTGACCTAGAGCTTGCCCCCCGCGTGAGTATGGCGGAGCGGGCACGGGCAAACGCCTTTGTCAGTATCCATGCCAATGCCATCAGCATGGCGCGCCCCGATGTGAATGGTGTGGAGACCTACTACGCCCCCGGGAAGTCGAGTCGCTTAGCCGCCGCGATTCAAAACAGTATCCTCAGTTCTCTCAATGTGCGCGATCGCGGCGTCAGGGCTGCCCGCTTTTACGTGATTCGCAATACCTCCATGGATGCAGCTCTTGTGGAAACGGGCTTTGTGACTGGTGCTGAAGATGCCGCTAACCTCAGTAATCCCGCATGGCGTACCCAAATGGCGCAGGCGATCGCCCGCGGGATTCTTAACTTTCTCCAAGGACGTTAA
- a CDS encoding Fe(3+) ABC transporter substrate-binding protein: MDKIARRALLGMGAGAAAYLAHHALNQGSESSMAQERLAQAGRVINVYSARHYDTDKALYNGFTQQTGIRVNLIEAEADALIERIRSEGSRSPADVLITVDAGRLWRAQQAGILQPVQSRTLTSVVPANLREPQGHWFGLSRRVRVLIYDKSKVNPSQLSTYEDLANARWRGQVLTRTSTNVYSQSLTGSLLAIHGAPKTEQWARGLVQNFARSPQGNDTDQIRACAAGVGSVAIANHYYLARLIASNKPEDQEVANKVALFFPNQRDRGAHVNICGAGVVAGAPNRQAAIQFLEYLVSPKVQEMFAMANYEYPVRSGVPLHPIIQRFGNFRGQNVNAAVFGRNNAEALRIMDRAGWR, from the coding sequence ATGGACAAAATTGCCCGCCGTGCATTATTAGGGATGGGAGCGGGGGCAGCAGCTTACCTTGCTCACCATGCGCTAAATCAAGGCTCTGAGTCTAGCATGGCACAGGAGCGTTTGGCACAGGCAGGTCGTGTCATTAACGTCTATTCAGCGCGGCACTATGATACTGACAAAGCCCTGTACAACGGCTTTACGCAGCAAACGGGTATCCGTGTCAACCTCATCGAAGCTGAAGCCGATGCCCTAATCGAGCGGATTCGCAGTGAAGGGAGTCGCAGCCCAGCGGATGTTCTAATTACCGTTGATGCCGGACGTTTGTGGCGTGCTCAACAAGCAGGTATTTTGCAACCGGTTCAGTCGCGCACATTGACGAGTGTCGTCCCAGCCAACCTTCGAGAGCCACAAGGGCATTGGTTTGGGTTGTCACGGCGGGTGCGAGTGCTCATCTACGACAAATCAAAGGTCAACCCTAGCCAGCTCTCAACCTATGAGGATCTGGCTAATGCGCGATGGCGCGGCCAAGTCCTCACCCGCACCTCCACCAATGTCTATAGTCAGTCCCTGACGGGGTCACTGTTGGCCATTCATGGTGCCCCAAAAACAGAGCAGTGGGCACGGGGCTTAGTCCAGAACTTTGCACGGTCACCGCAAGGCAATGATACGGATCAAATTCGTGCCTGTGCTGCCGGAGTGGGCAGTGTGGCAATTGCAAACCACTACTATTTGGCTCGCTTAATAGCCTCTAATAAACCAGAAGATCAAGAAGTCGCCAATAAAGTTGCCCTATTTTTCCCAAATCAGCGGGATCGTGGCGCCCACGTCAATATCTGTGGAGCCGGGGTAGTGGCTGGTGCCCCCAACCGTCAAGCAGCCATTCAATTTCTAGAATACTTGGTTAGCCCTAAAGTCCAAGAAATGTTTGCGATGGCTAACTATGAGTATCCGGTACGTTCTGGGGTACCGCTCCACCCCATAATTCAACGGTTCGGTAATTTCCGTGGCCAAAATGTGAACGCCGCCGTGTTCGGGCGAAATAATGCCGAAGCACTACGGATCATGGATCGCGCTGGTTGGCGATAG
- the tsaD gene encoding tRNA (adenosine(37)-N6)-threonylcarbamoyltransferase complex transferase subunit TsaD, giving the protein MVCILAIETSCDETAAAVVRDRHIESNVIASQISAHKPFGGVVPEVASRAHLQNINGVIATAMAEAHCDWAAIDAIAVTCAPGLVGSLLIGVTAAKTLAMVHHKPLVGIHHLEGHLYASYLAEPTLEPPFLCLLVSGGHTSLIGVYGCGQYQLFGQTRDDAAGEAYDKVARLLGLGYPGGPMMDRLAQSGNPDAFTLPEGNISLANGKVHPYDSSFSGLKTAVARLVSQLRDTHGDNLPVADIAASFQKAVAHALTKRAIAAAVDHGFTTLAIGGGVAANSGLRQYLTAAATPLGIRLIFPPLRLCTDNAAMIGCAAADHVRQGERSPLSLGAKSRLSLLELGQLYGR; this is encoded by the coding sequence ATGGTTTGCATCCTTGCCATTGAAACCAGTTGTGATGAAACGGCTGCCGCTGTCGTGCGCGATCGCCACATTGAAAGTAATGTGATTGCCTCGCAAATCAGCGCCCATAAACCCTTTGGCGGCGTTGTGCCTGAGGTGGCATCCCGTGCTCATTTGCAAAACATTAATGGAGTCATTGCCACTGCCATGGCTGAAGCCCACTGCGACTGGGCCGCTATTGATGCCATTGCTGTTACCTGCGCCCCCGGGCTAGTGGGGTCATTACTCATTGGGGTTACGGCCGCTAAAACCCTTGCCATGGTGCACCACAAACCCCTAGTGGGGATTCACCACCTCGAGGGGCACCTGTACGCCTCCTACTTGGCGGAACCGACCCTTGAGCCACCCTTTTTGTGTTTGCTGGTGTCGGGGGGGCACACTAGTCTGATTGGGGTCTATGGCTGTGGTCAGTACCAACTGTTTGGTCAAACCCGCGATGATGCGGCTGGTGAGGCCTATGACAAGGTTGCCCGGCTGCTGGGGTTAGGGTACCCCGGTGGGCCTATGATGGATCGCTTGGCACAGAGCGGTAATCCCGATGCCTTTACGCTACCGGAGGGGAATATTTCCTTAGCCAATGGCAAGGTTCACCCCTACGATTCTAGTTTTAGTGGCCTGAAAACAGCGGTGGCGCGACTGGTGAGCCAACTGCGCGACACCCATGGTGATAACTTACCGGTGGCCGATATTGCCGCTAGTTTTCAGAAAGCAGTTGCCCACGCCCTGACGAAGCGGGCGATCGCCGCTGCGGTGGATCATGGATTCACAACCCTGGCAATTGGCGGTGGGGTGGCAGCGAACTCCGGACTGCGGCAGTACTTAACCGCTGCGGCCACCCCCTTGGGAATCCGCCTTATTTTTCCACCCTTGCGCCTGTGTACCGACAATGCCGCCATGATTGGTTGTGCGGCGGCGGATCATGTGCGGCAAGGGGAGCGATCGCCCCTGAGCTTAGGGGCTAAGTCTCGCCTGAGTTTACTGGAGCTTGGGCAGTTGTACGGGCGCTAA
- a CDS encoding metal ABC transporter permease, which produces MALQAIFERVIDLFQLPFMQRALLGGIFTGAMGGALGSFTILRQLSFFSDALGHSALLGISLGVVFGINPSLVLLPFAVIFALVVTYLLERTRLWTDALLNIIYSASLALAILLLTFADRYRGGLNNLLFGDILAVQQQDLMLSGFLCGIVCLFVILTLRVQLLITVNETLAVARGVAVRLQRLLFITLLALVVAVSIKTVGVLLISAFVVIPACGARLWTQQFAYYVLLASAVGVGTAIAGILMSAAFNLPSGPSIVVCQLGFFLLSMLVSARTTAQAPVNSGET; this is translated from the coding sequence GTGGCCTTACAAGCCATATTTGAGCGGGTGATTGATCTGTTCCAATTACCCTTCATGCAGCGAGCACTCTTGGGCGGGATCTTTACCGGAGCGATGGGGGGTGCCCTCGGTAGCTTTACAATTTTGCGGCAGTTGTCGTTTTTTAGCGATGCCCTTGGGCATTCCGCCTTACTGGGGATTAGCTTAGGCGTGGTCTTCGGTATCAATCCATCGCTGGTTCTGCTGCCCTTTGCTGTTATTTTTGCGTTGGTCGTCACCTATCTTTTAGAGCGCACTCGTCTGTGGACTGATGCACTGCTCAATATTATCTATTCCGCTTCCCTTGCCTTAGCCATTCTGCTCCTAACGTTTGCCGATCGCTATCGCGGTGGTCTGAACAACTTACTGTTTGGGGATATTCTGGCGGTGCAACAACAGGACTTAATGTTGAGCGGGTTCCTTTGCGGCATTGTCTGCCTCTTTGTGATCTTGACTCTGCGGGTGCAGCTATTAATTACGGTGAATGAAACCTTGGCGGTGGCACGGGGGGTGGCTGTGCGCCTACAACGATTGCTATTTATTACCCTGTTGGCGTTGGTGGTGGCAGTCTCTATTAAAACCGTAGGGGTACTGCTCATTAGTGCCTTTGTTGTTATTCCTGCCTGTGGTGCGCGGCTGTGGACGCAGCAGTTCGCCTACTATGTGCTCTTGGCGAGCGCAGTGGGTGTGGGCACGGCGATCGCTGGCATCCTGATGTCCGCTGCGTTTAATTTGCCTTCGGGGCCGAGTATTGTGGTCTGTCAACTCGGCTTCTTTTTGCTGTCAATGCTGGTTAGCGCCCGTACAACTGCCCAAGCTCCAGTAAACTCAGGCGAGACTTAG